In Novosphingobium sp. MMS21-SN21R, a single genomic region encodes these proteins:
- a CDS encoding AMP-binding protein — MPSASEPELLALATCLTRHDPAREAVIHGEQRLTFAELDAQARELSGWLRSRGVTPDNLVAYALPNGPQFLALTFAIYKAGATPAPLSPRLPTAERDTILATMQPGLFVDAALLETAYYAPTATLDAGRHIAASWKACTSGGSTGTPKVIVDARPAGFPEETTFIAIPRDGRVLVPGPLYHNAPFSAAVFALWSGSTVVTMDRFDAAASLCVIEAEGINWALMVPTMMHRIMALPEDRRDTFDLSQWRTVVHTAAPMAPWLKQAWIDWLGPDHIWEVYGATEGLVRCWIGGREWIERPGSVGKPIGAGRIRIVRPDGSEAAVGEDGEVFAMPPGGPGSTYRYFGANRRATTDGWESVGDVGHVDADGYLYLADRKDDLIISGGINIWPAEVEAALLRHPAIRSCAVFGLPDADLGAIVHATIEAHNDLSAPQLSAFLSDHLARAKHPRSVKCTSQPVRDDAGKFRKPRSRTKEAT; from the coding sequence ATGCCGTCGGCTTCTGAACCCGAACTCCTGGCATTGGCCACCTGCCTCACGCGCCACGATCCGGCGCGCGAGGCGGTGATCCATGGCGAGCAGCGGCTGACATTTGCCGAACTCGATGCGCAAGCCCGCGAGCTGTCCGGGTGGTTGCGGTCACGCGGCGTCACCCCTGACAATCTCGTCGCTTACGCCCTGCCCAATGGCCCGCAATTCCTCGCGCTGACCTTTGCGATCTACAAGGCGGGCGCAACCCCGGCCCCGCTTTCGCCGCGACTGCCGACTGCCGAGCGCGATACCATCCTCGCCACGATGCAGCCGGGCCTGTTCGTTGATGCGGCACTATTGGAAACTGCGTATTACGCACCAACGGCAACTCTCGACGCAGGCCGCCACATCGCGGCGTCCTGGAAGGCCTGCACCAGCGGCGGCAGCACCGGCACCCCAAAAGTCATCGTTGATGCGCGCCCGGCTGGCTTCCCGGAAGAAACAACATTCATCGCGATCCCGCGCGATGGCCGGGTGCTGGTACCCGGCCCGCTCTATCACAATGCGCCGTTCAGCGCTGCGGTTTTCGCCTTGTGGAGCGGCTCCACCGTGGTGACGATGGACCGGTTCGACGCTGCAGCCTCGCTCTGCGTGATCGAAGCAGAGGGCATCAACTGGGCCCTGATGGTGCCCACCATGATGCACCGGATAATGGCATTGCCTGAGGACAGGCGGGACACGTTCGACTTGTCGCAGTGGCGCACGGTGGTTCACACCGCAGCCCCCATGGCCCCGTGGCTCAAGCAGGCGTGGATCGACTGGCTCGGCCCGGATCACATCTGGGAAGTCTATGGTGCCACCGAAGGACTTGTGCGCTGCTGGATCGGTGGGCGCGAATGGATTGAGCGTCCCGGCTCGGTTGGCAAGCCCATTGGCGCGGGGCGCATCCGCATCGTCCGTCCTGACGGCAGCGAAGCAGCCGTGGGCGAGGATGGCGAGGTCTTCGCCATGCCGCCCGGTGGACCCGGATCGACATACCGCTACTTCGGCGCAAACCGCCGCGCAACAACAGACGGCTGGGAAAGCGTCGGCGATGTCGGCCATGTCGACGCGGACGGCTATCTCTACTTGGCCGACCGCAAGGACGACCTGATCATCAGCGGCGGAATCAACATATGGCCCGCCGAAGTTGAGGCGGCGCTGCTCCGCCATCCGGCAATCCGCAGTTGCGCGGTGTTCGGTCTGCCCGATGCCGATCTTGGCGCAATCGTCCATGCCACAATCGAAGCCCACAACGATCTTTCCGCCCCTCAACTCAGCGCATTTCTCAGCGACCATCTGGCTCGGGCCAAGCACCCGCGCTCGGTCAAATGCACAAGCCAGCCAGTCCGCGATGATGCGGGCAAGTTCAGAAAGCCGCGTAGCCGGACAAAAGAGGCCACATGA
- a CDS encoding enoyl-CoA hydratase-related protein: MTIPDLTQFRIEPQDNGLVHLVFDCPERSMNVFSNKAIHELGQFAEWLHGADVKGVVLRSGKTTGFCAGADLTELGVAYDMISAAPAADRFDMAFGHFFPLGHAIRRIETAGKPVAAAIAGVALGGGCELAMGAHYRVATGSKRAMLGLPECAVGLLPGAGGTQRMPRLVGVEIGLEVLLLGRNLQGAQALAAGLVDEIVDEGSEVAAAEAWLLSDKARAVQPWDQPHARPLAHRDYAEVIDRHRTREIDRMLGHEPAPVAILDCVELGLMQPMDGAIRSEMSVFSHLIQRREARNMIRTMFLGKQAYDKAARDGGISAGVNAALADIASATASALALEPGLARAGFGPQQPDTKGVQDRVSAGFWIEGQPTLMTAIKNLASTCAGRVDSLSDGEKLQLDHAVVKAELLPAYLGGATGLISLVT; encoded by the coding sequence ATGACAATCCCCGATCTCACCCAGTTCCGCATTGAACCGCAAGACAACGGACTGGTCCACCTCGTGTTCGATTGCCCAGAAAGATCGATGAACGTGTTCTCGAACAAGGCCATTCATGAGCTTGGCCAGTTCGCAGAATGGCTCCACGGCGCAGACGTCAAGGGCGTGGTCCTACGCTCGGGCAAGACCACCGGCTTTTGCGCAGGCGCGGACCTGACCGAACTCGGAGTTGCCTATGACATGATCTCCGCCGCGCCTGCGGCAGACCGCTTCGACATGGCATTTGGTCACTTCTTCCCGCTCGGCCACGCCATCCGCCGGATCGAAACGGCGGGCAAGCCTGTGGCCGCCGCAATCGCGGGCGTAGCGCTGGGCGGTGGCTGCGAACTGGCGATGGGCGCGCACTACCGGGTTGCGACCGGATCGAAGCGGGCAATGCTCGGCCTTCCCGAATGCGCGGTAGGCCTGCTTCCCGGCGCAGGCGGAACGCAGCGCATGCCCCGCCTCGTCGGTGTGGAAATCGGCTTGGAAGTCCTGTTGCTGGGGCGCAACCTGCAAGGCGCTCAGGCGCTTGCGGCAGGGCTTGTCGACGAAATTGTCGATGAAGGTAGCGAAGTAGCCGCCGCTGAAGCCTGGCTGCTGTCAGACAAGGCCCGTGCTGTCCAGCCGTGGGACCAGCCACATGCAAGGCCGCTGGCGCATCGCGATTATGCCGAGGTTATCGACCGTCATCGGACACGCGAAATTGACAGGATGCTGGGCCATGAGCCCGCCCCTGTCGCTATTCTCGACTGCGTGGAACTCGGCCTGATGCAGCCGATGGACGGCGCGATCCGTTCCGAAATGTCGGTTTTCTCGCACCTTATCCAGCGGCGCGAAGCCCGCAACATGATCCGCACGATGTTCCTCGGCAAGCAGGCCTACGACAAGGCCGCGCGCGACGGAGGCATCAGCGCTGGCGTGAACGCGGCCTTGGCAGACATAGCCTCAGCCACTGCCAGCGCACTTGCGCTTGAGCCGGGTCTTGCGCGGGCGGGTTTCGGACCTCAGCAGCCGGACACCAAGGGTGTGCAAGACCGGGTTTCTGCGGGATTCTGGATCGAAGGCCAGCCGACTTTGATGACCGCCATCAAGAATCTGGCTTCAACATGCGCTGGCCGCGTAGACTCGCTCAGTGATGGCGAAAAACTGCAACTCGACCATGCAGTGGTGAAGGCCGAACTGCTCCCAGCCTACCTTGGCGGCGCAACCGGGTTGATCTCGCTGGTGACTTAG
- a CDS encoding transglutaminase family protein: MIMQPVSVGGPPTPASSAPAAIIDSEDPAVKEFAAVAAGGCADNRGAAVAIYYAVRDGFRYDPYTVDLSIAGLSASGVLQSGRGWCIPKAALMAACCRAVGIPARVGLADVRNHLATRKLLDMLGTDVFYCHGYTSVWLEGRWIKATPAFNRELCTRAGIAPLEFDGCVDSINHPFDLAGQRHMEYLAMHGEFDEVPRDYVVATLTQRYPSLKQLPGSDWDEDIEEEFKAS, from the coding sequence ATGATCATGCAGCCTGTGTCAGTCGGTGGCCCGCCGACGCCCGCCAGTTCGGCACCTGCCGCTATCATCGATTCCGAAGATCCCGCCGTGAAGGAGTTCGCGGCGGTTGCTGCTGGAGGCTGCGCGGATAATCGTGGCGCCGCTGTGGCCATCTACTATGCCGTTCGCGACGGGTTCAGGTATGATCCATATACCGTCGACCTGTCCATCGCCGGGCTCTCTGCCAGCGGCGTGCTGCAATCGGGCCGAGGCTGGTGCATCCCCAAGGCGGCGCTGATGGCGGCATGTTGCCGGGCTGTGGGTATACCCGCCCGCGTCGGCCTCGCCGATGTGCGCAATCACCTGGCCACCAGGAAACTGCTCGACATGCTCGGCACTGACGTTTTCTATTGCCACGGTTATACGTCGGTCTGGCTGGAGGGCCGTTGGATCAAGGCGACGCCTGCGTTCAATCGGGAGCTTTGCACCCGCGCCGGGATCGCGCCGCTAGAGTTCGACGGGTGCGTGGATTCAATCAATCACCCGTTCGACCTGGCGGGCCAGCGGCATATGGAATATCTCGCCATGCACGGCGAATTCGATGAAGTTCCCCGCGACTATGTCGTCGCGACGCTCACACAGCGGTATCCCTCGCTGAAGCAACTGCCCGGTTCCGACTGGGATGAAGACATCGAAGAGGAATTCAAAGCCTCCTGA
- a CDS encoding TonB-dependent receptor, protein MLKINHFGAIAFVMLTATSGTAMAQTTVQQDDEVVSDPVYDIVVTAQRRSEKVQDIPVAISAFGAEQIERSGVVSIENIAPRVPSFYFGSFGATRPQLYIRGIGTRSFDPGSESSVGVFSDDVYMGRSSGSFGTMKDIERVEVLRGPQGTLYGRNTIGGAINVISKAPTPEFTGNFEAGVSNFDGYEVFGAVSGPIAGDKIMFRAAGWTVQRDGYVRNVATGKAFQGIDNKGGRLRVTLAPVDQLKIDLTAEFTEDGDASGFGGFNQGTFGAPGVVFFKGGRRVPTVNTGDLREGTLSFDPFLDRNARSLIGRIEYEGEAFTLTSISANRRLRTKDGRDLEGSSLSVLDQLSREKSQQFTQEVRLTSAPDGSLSLGGKIDWILGGFYYRDTSVRADTFVLGTDSAVRAAAGTSATDVASSDYKIESYAVFGQAVIHLTDALDVTLGGRYSHDSKRAVQTGTTTDGAPIIAAPFTTTNSATYKSFDPRIVVSYKLSGDANVYASYSTGFKSGGFQYVPFSKAQADVLFAPEDIKAYEVGFKSEWLDRAFLFNVAGFKYDYKNLQVSRIILAGNAPVSLITNAASSTIKGVDLEIGLRPTRNFRINIAYGYLDAKYDNYAFNATTDFSGTRMVRAPKHSMNMGAEWEAELGGDTRLILRADYALTGTFFHEPGEGNIRFGTGIPLTREASYGLLDLRATLSNGPWQLTAYASNAGDVSYRRTVNALGSTVVGFAGAPRIYGAKIGYSF, encoded by the coding sequence GTGCTCAAAATCAATCACTTTGGCGCAATCGCGTTCGTTATGCTCACCGCCACCTCAGGCACTGCCATGGCGCAGACAACGGTTCAGCAGGACGATGAAGTTGTTTCTGATCCGGTGTACGATATCGTTGTCACAGCCCAGCGGCGATCGGAAAAAGTTCAGGACATTCCAGTTGCCATTTCGGCCTTCGGAGCCGAACAGATTGAACGGTCGGGCGTCGTCTCGATTGAGAACATCGCGCCGCGTGTGCCCAGCTTCTATTTCGGCAGCTTCGGCGCCACGCGCCCGCAGCTGTATATTCGCGGTATTGGCACCCGCTCGTTCGACCCCGGCTCGGAAAGCTCGGTCGGCGTGTTTTCAGACGATGTCTACATGGGCAGGTCGAGCGGTTCGTTCGGCACGATGAAAGACATCGAGCGGGTGGAAGTTCTGCGTGGCCCGCAAGGCACTCTGTACGGACGCAACACGATCGGCGGTGCGATCAACGTCATCAGCAAGGCACCGACGCCGGAATTCACGGGCAACTTCGAAGCAGGCGTCAGCAATTTTGATGGCTATGAGGTTTTCGGCGCGGTGTCCGGGCCGATTGCGGGCGACAAGATCATGTTCCGTGCGGCAGGATGGACGGTCCAGCGCGATGGCTATGTCCGCAATGTGGCAACCGGCAAGGCCTTCCAGGGCATCGATAACAAGGGTGGCCGTCTCCGTGTAACCCTTGCACCCGTCGATCAGCTGAAGATCGATCTCACCGCAGAGTTCACCGAGGATGGTGATGCAAGTGGTTTTGGTGGGTTCAATCAGGGCACTTTCGGTGCGCCAGGCGTTGTTTTCTTCAAGGGCGGCCGCCGCGTCCCCACGGTCAACACTGGCGACTTGCGCGAAGGAACGCTCTCGTTCGACCCTTTCCTTGACCGCAACGCCCGTTCGCTCATCGGCCGTATCGAGTACGAGGGTGAAGCGTTCACGCTTACGTCGATTTCGGCCAATCGCCGCCTGAGGACCAAGGACGGTCGCGATCTCGAAGGATCGTCGCTCAGCGTACTCGACCAACTCAGCCGCGAGAAATCGCAGCAGTTCACCCAGGAAGTGCGGCTGACGTCGGCGCCTGACGGTTCGTTGTCGCTGGGCGGAAAGATTGACTGGATTCTGGGCGGATTCTACTACCGTGATACCAGCGTTCGCGCTGACACGTTTGTGCTGGGGACCGATAGCGCAGTGCGGGCCGCCGCAGGCACGTCGGCTACCGACGTTGCAAGCTCGGATTACAAGATCGAAAGCTATGCCGTGTTCGGGCAGGCGGTGATCCATTTGACCGATGCGCTCGACGTGACGCTCGGCGGACGCTACTCTCACGACAGCAAGCGCGCAGTGCAAACCGGGACAACGACCGACGGCGCGCCAATCATTGCAGCGCCGTTCACCACGACCAATAGCGCGACATACAAGAGCTTCGATCCGCGCATCGTGGTCAGCTACAAGCTGTCTGGCGACGCCAATGTCTATGCGAGCTATTCGACCGGTTTCAAAAGCGGCGGCTTCCAGTATGTGCCATTCTCGAAGGCACAGGCCGACGTCCTGTTCGCGCCTGAAGACATCAAGGCCTACGAGGTCGGCTTCAAATCCGAATGGCTTGATCGTGCGTTTTTGTTCAACGTTGCTGGCTTCAAGTACGACTACAAGAACCTGCAGGTTTCGCGGATCATTCTGGCGGGCAACGCGCCAGTATCACTGATTACCAATGCCGCATCGAGCACGATCAAGGGTGTCGACCTTGAAATTGGCCTGCGTCCGACGCGGAACTTCAGGATCAATATCGCCTACGGTTACCTTGACGCGAAATACGACAACTATGCGTTCAACGCGACGACGGACTTTTCCGGGACCCGGATGGTGCGTGCGCCGAAGCACAGCATGAACATGGGCGCTGAATGGGAAGCGGAACTCGGCGGCGACACGCGGCTGATCCTGCGTGCAGATTACGCTCTGACCGGTACGTTCTTCCACGAACCAGGCGAAGGCAACATTCGTTTCGGCACCGGCATACCGCTGACCCGCGAGGCATCGTATGGTTTGCTTGATCTGCGGGCGACGCTTTCGAATGGTCCATGGCAGTTGACTGCCTATGCCAGCAATGCAGGCGATGTGTCATATCGCCGCACGGTCAATGCCTTGGGCAGCACCGTGGTAGGATTTGCCGGGGCGCCCCGGATTTACGGGGCAAAGATTGGCTACAGCTTCTGA